From a single Paenibacillus sp. FSL R5-0345 genomic region:
- a CDS encoding sugar O-acetyltransferase has product MTEKEKMLAGKLYKAFGEELLGERQHAKEILFEFNALRPSEIDQRNALIKPLLGRTGAKFFIEPPFRCDYGYNISIGENFYSNYNFTVLDCNTVTIGDNVLIGPNVSIFAAGHPAHYELRVEEYEYAYPVTIGNNVWIGGGAIINPGVTIGDNTIIGSGSAVTKDIPANVIAVGNPCRVIREITEDDKGQYDHK; this is encoded by the coding sequence ATGACTGAGAAAGAAAAAATGTTAGCCGGGAAGCTATATAAAGCATTTGGAGAGGAATTGCTAGGGGAACGTCAGCATGCTAAAGAGATTTTGTTTGAATTTAATGCTTTACGACCTAGCGAAATTGATCAACGAAATGCATTAATAAAACCATTATTGGGACGTACAGGAGCTAAGTTTTTCATAGAACCGCCATTTCGTTGTGATTACGGCTATAATATCTCAATTGGTGAGAACTTTTATTCGAATTACAACTTTACAGTCTTGGATTGCAACACAGTAACGATAGGGGATAATGTGTTGATCGGGCCTAATGTAAGTATATTTGCAGCAGGTCATCCCGCTCATTATGAACTGAGAGTTGAGGAATATGAGTATGCTTACCCCGTTACTATCGGAAATAATGTATGGATCGGCGGTGGAGCAATTATAAATCCCGGGGTCACTATCGGAGATAATACCATCATCGGATCGGGCAGTGCTGTTACTAAAGATATCCCTGCAAATGTGATTGCAGTGGGTAACCCTTGCAGAGTCATACGGGAGATAACTGAAGATGATAAGGGTCAATATGATCATAAATAA
- a CDS encoding DMT family transporter, whose protein sequence is MVIGLILALIAGSLVSLQNIFNTKVNEKVGSWATTTLVLGMGFLASFIMSLIVEGNRIFTLRNMEPWYWISGLIGVGVVLCLVQGTKRLGPTYAISIVLISQLGFALLWDSLGWLGLEKVPFTWKQLLGVLVIIGGILVFKLGGERETQKAA, encoded by the coding sequence ATGGTTATTGGGTTGATATTAGCGCTTATTGCGGGATCACTCGTGAGTCTGCAAAATATATTTAATACGAAAGTTAACGAAAAGGTTGGTTCTTGGGCAACGACAACTTTAGTGTTAGGGATGGGATTCTTAGCTTCATTTATTATGAGTCTTATCGTTGAGGGAAACCGTATATTTACTTTGAGAAATATGGAGCCTTGGTATTGGATCAGTGGTTTGATCGGAGTCGGGGTGGTATTATGCCTTGTGCAAGGTACTAAACGACTGGGCCCAACGTATGCGATTTCGATCGTATTGATCTCTCAGCTTGGGTTCGCACTACTCTGGGATTCACTAGGCTGGTTAGGGCTTGAAAAGGTTCCTTTTACTTGGAAACAGTTGCTTGGAGTACTGGTTATTATTGGGGGTATCCTCGTATTTAAGCTAGGTGGCGAACGGGAGACGCAGAAGGCAGCTTGA
- a CDS encoding DMT family transporter codes for MRGIIFAFLAGACITLQGVSNARISQDIGTWQAATITQLTGFIMSFLILLFVRDGKWGGIKQVKPLYLIGGAFAAVIIFSEVTAIQQIGVTFTISSLLIAQLCLTFLIDIKGWFGMEKRKMRLPQFIGIGLMISGVVILKF; via the coding sequence ATGAGAGGGATTATATTTGCATTTTTAGCGGGGGCTTGTATTACGTTACAGGGTGTATCAAATGCTCGAATTAGTCAAGATATCGGGACTTGGCAGGCGGCGACAATTACACAGTTAACGGGGTTTATCATGTCCTTCCTAATTCTTTTGTTCGTTAGAGATGGGAAATGGGGAGGAATAAAGCAAGTAAAACCCTTATATTTGATCGGCGGCGCTTTTGCAGCTGTAATTATTTTCAGTGAAGTAACGGCCATTCAGCAAATCGGTGTTACATTTACAATATCCTCGTTGTTGATTGCTCAGCTATGTCTGACCTTCTTGATTGATATTAAAGGCTGGTTTGGAATGGAAAAACGAAAGATGAGATTACCGCAGTTCATCGGCATCGGGTTGATGATATCTGGCGTTGTGATACTAAAATTCTAA
- a CDS encoding DUF2812 domain-containing protein has product MIIKIFKPFWSYDVQKTEDWLASMAQKGYELIRINRLTRYFYFQQVESNVANYRIVFDKVRNPSLSKGLLNFGWTKVLQSGKWVVTMNRLPLEQIRTFPDREGIVKHNKKIMYIFTGILIYLMVAFLNVILISAIAMSVSKFNHFNVFSGPYGFIPATALGLSVILCIFTVYSLITLNKTNKRITEEFLQPSKSNGQVTPLQQIILSKNEEKRLKNSGQLVMKWKPGWMYAPDRLEAWLEGMEEKGYNLYKVGKTGAAFYFIKGKPRKVCYCADLQNTADTNYFNIHMESGWACLYKSSSWTQRWVVWGQEYVPGEAKPQIYSDKLNQLKLARRIALTYSAMFLPLIIVYTYTIVINIKLLTYSNLDRLQLINLILFAILILMFGSYVSRTWLYYNRLRKHHL; this is encoded by the coding sequence ATGATCATCAAAATATTTAAACCCTTTTGGAGTTATGATGTTCAGAAAACCGAAGATTGGTTGGCTTCTATGGCGCAAAAAGGTTATGAACTTATCCGAATCAACCGTTTAACTAGATATTTTTACTTTCAACAGGTTGAATCGAACGTAGCTAACTATCGGATCGTATTTGATAAAGTTCGAAATCCATCCCTTTCTAAAGGATTATTAAATTTTGGATGGACGAAGGTGTTACAGAGCGGCAAATGGGTTGTGACGATGAATAGGCTGCCTTTAGAACAGATAAGAACATTTCCTGATCGAGAAGGGATCGTAAAGCATAACAAGAAGATCATGTATATTTTTACGGGGATATTGATTTATTTAATGGTTGCATTCCTCAATGTAATTTTAATAAGTGCAATAGCAATGAGTGTATCCAAATTTAATCATTTTAATGTTTTCAGTGGACCGTATGGTTTTATTCCCGCTACTGCATTGGGGCTTAGCGTGATCTTGTGTATTTTCACAGTGTATTCGTTGATCACATTAAACAAGACTAACAAAAGAATAACAGAAGAATTCTTACAGCCAAGCAAGTCAAATGGTCAAGTGACACCCCTTCAGCAAATCATACTAAGTAAAAATGAAGAAAAGCGTTTGAAAAATTCAGGTCAACTTGTAATGAAGTGGAAGCCTGGATGGATGTATGCGCCAGATCGGCTTGAGGCATGGCTAGAGGGAATGGAAGAAAAGGGATATAATCTGTACAAAGTTGGCAAAACAGGTGCTGCCTTTTATTTTATAAAAGGGAAACCTCGTAAGGTGTGTTATTGTGCGGACTTACAAAATACTGCAGACACCAATTACTTCAACATTCACATGGAATCTGGCTGGGCATGTCTGTATAAATCGAGTTCATGGACTCAAAGATGGGTTGTATGGGGCCAAGAATATGTACCGGGTGAAGCAAAACCGCAAATATACAGCGATAAGTTAAATCAACTGAAACTAGCTAGACGTATAGCCTTAACTTATTCTGCTATGTTCTTGCCCCTTATAATTGTATATACGTATACCATAGTAATTAACATTAAATTATTGACTTACTCAAATCTGGATCGATTGCAGCTCATAAATTTGATTTTGTTCGCCATATTAATTCTCATGTTTGGCTCGTATGTAAGTCGAACTTGGCTATATTACAACCGTCTTCGTAAACATCATCTATAG
- a CDS encoding NUDIX hydrolase codes for MTTIIDKIAWIHIENGQVLCTRSKGKDTYYLPGGKREAGETDEETLLREIEEEISVQIKDDTVSYFGTFEAEAHGKAEGVTVKMTCYIADYEGTLTPASEIEELTWLSYKDRNRVSVVTQIIFDQLHEKNLLL; via the coding sequence ATGACTACAATCATTGATAAAATCGCTTGGATTCATATCGAGAACGGACAAGTTTTATGTACACGTTCCAAAGGGAAAGATACCTATTATTTGCCTGGAGGAAAAAGAGAAGCGGGGGAAACAGACGAGGAGACGCTTTTGCGCGAAATTGAGGAAGAAATCTCTGTTCAGATTAAGGATGATACCGTCTCTTATTTTGGAACCTTTGAAGCAGAGGCTCATGGCAAAGCAGAAGGTGTTACAGTAAAAATGACCTGTTATATTGCGGATTATGAAGGGACATTAACGCCAGCGTCCGAAATCGAGGAATTGACTTGGTTAAGCTATAAAGATCGAAATCGTGTATCTGTAGTTACCCAAATTATTTTTGATCAATTGCATGAGAAGAATTTGCTCTTATAA
- a CDS encoding iron-sulfur cluster biosynthesis family protein: MFIQLNSQTIEKLEKNLGERLGYFKLFFDTEGCGCNGVIVIQIISEPHPTDIEVQKEPFTFFVDRQQESLFDEQMRLEADENYPSFRLRSDSSLLGSNIRVKDIR, from the coding sequence ATGTTCATACAATTGAACTCCCAAACTATTGAAAAGTTAGAAAAAAACCTTGGTGAACGACTCGGATATTTTAAATTATTTTTCGACACAGAGGGTTGTGGTTGTAATGGTGTGATCGTAATTCAGATCATTAGTGAACCCCATCCTACAGATATTGAAGTTCAGAAAGAGCCTTTTACTTTTTTTGTTGACCGACAGCAGGAATCTTTATTTGATGAACAGATGCGGCTTGAAGCAGATGAGAATTACCCGTCGTTCAGATTAAGAAGTGATTCGAGTCTGTTAGGAAGTAATATTCGAGTAAAAGATATTCGATAG
- a CDS encoding PadR family transcriptional regulator, producing the protein MLNPEKVLKKYVPMTETAFYILLSLDEPRHGYGIVKHVEKITKARLLLGSGTVYGTLTKMQKDGMITVFADEERKTVYERTDLGMLILATEIKRLKELHENAIKYGGDVDDHQNI; encoded by the coding sequence ATGTTGAACCCTGAGAAAGTGTTAAAAAAATATGTACCCATGACTGAAACAGCTTTCTATATTCTTTTATCCTTAGATGAACCACGTCATGGATATGGAATAGTGAAGCATGTAGAGAAAATCACGAAAGCACGCCTTTTGTTAGGCTCAGGTACTGTTTATGGCACGTTAACGAAGATGCAAAAAGATGGGATGATTACTGTTTTTGCTGATGAAGAGAGAAAAACGGTTTATGAAAGAACAGACTTAGGGATGCTAATTCTTGCTACTGAGATCAAAAGGCTTAAAGAGCTGCATGAGAATGCTATAAAATATGGGGGTGATGTAGATGATCATCAAAATATTTAA